Proteins from one Salinispora arenicola genomic window:
- a CDS encoding DUF5005 domain-containing protein, which produces MRSARNLRRLSASGLSAVAVVALTTAPAAARPGVAPSDSTCSLVSSTWQAEAAVNTELTERFDAYGNSGVGWTGGDSTYSVRQRGGRTLWLFSDTFLGPVNPDLSRPTSVPFLNNSFVVEKGDKLTTVTGGTSEQPDSLVPPDEADTWNWLGAGVETRDSLDVMFLEFGVFGPGTWDWEWRENKLVRFDPKTYAVREVVPMPSSADIQWASWIERRGRDTYVYGVEDQGATKYMHLARVSGDDLTQPWSYWTGDGWSPDEQTSARIMPGVANEYSVTKFKDGYLLVTHDTSELFSRNVVAYMSCTPYGPFTRATTLYQTPETGQSGSYGNPNIITYNAHEHPDLRRGNQLLLTYNVNSLDPNADLYDDVTIYRPRFVNVTLTRVHAEGTR; this is translated from the coding sequence GTGCGTTCAGCGAGAAACCTGCGGCGACTGTCCGCCTCCGGCCTCTCGGCCGTGGCCGTCGTCGCGCTAACCACCGCTCCCGCCGCCGCGCGGCCTGGCGTCGCGCCGAGCGACTCGACATGCAGCCTCGTCAGCTCGACCTGGCAGGCCGAGGCCGCCGTCAACACGGAGCTCACCGAGCGATTCGACGCCTACGGCAACTCAGGCGTCGGCTGGACTGGTGGTGACAGCACGTACTCGGTGCGCCAGCGCGGCGGACGCACGCTGTGGCTCTTCTCGGACACCTTCCTCGGACCGGTCAACCCCGACCTGAGCCGACCCACGTCAGTCCCATTCCTCAACAACTCCTTCGTCGTCGAGAAGGGTGACAAGCTGACGACAGTCACCGGCGGGACGTCGGAGCAACCCGACTCGCTGGTACCCCCGGACGAGGCAGACACGTGGAACTGGCTGGGTGCCGGTGTCGAAACGCGCGACTCGCTCGACGTGATGTTCCTCGAGTTCGGTGTGTTCGGGCCCGGGACGTGGGACTGGGAATGGCGCGAGAACAAGCTGGTGCGCTTCGACCCGAAGACCTACGCCGTGCGTGAGGTCGTACCCATGCCGTCGTCGGCTGACATCCAATGGGCGTCGTGGATCGAGCGCCGCGGCCGGGACACGTATGTGTACGGCGTCGAAGACCAGGGTGCGACGAAGTACATGCACCTCGCCCGAGTCTCGGGAGACGACCTCACCCAGCCCTGGTCCTACTGGACCGGCGACGGCTGGTCGCCCGACGAGCAGACCTCCGCCCGCATCATGCCGGGCGTCGCCAACGAGTACAGCGTCACGAAGTTCAAGGACGGCTACCTGCTCGTCACGCACGACACCAGCGAGCTGTTCAGCCGCAACGTCGTGGCCTACATGAGCTGCACGCCGTACGGTCCCTTCACCCGGGCCACCACGCTCTACCAGACGCCCGAAACCGGGCAGTCCGGCTCGTACGGCAACCCAAACATCATCACCTACAACGCCCACGAGCATCCTGACCTGCGCCGCGGCAACCAGTTGCTGCTCACCTACAACGTCAACAGCCTCGACCCCAACGCTGACCTCTACGACGACGTGACGATCTACCGTCCCCGCTTCGTCAACGTGACGCTGACGCGCGTTCACGCGGAGGGGACGCGATGA
- a CDS encoding enolase C-terminal domain-like protein: MRIADLRATTVTVPLEASLRHSNGAHWGRFVRTIIEIESDNGLVGIGEMGGGGQSAEAAVVSLRDYLVGHDPARTEVLRFMLANPTASLYNNRTQLLAAVEFACLDLQGQHLGVPVHVLLGGKIRERIPFASYLFFRYPDASGKGEVRTAEQLVAHARALKDKHGFTIHKLKGGVFPPDYELECYRALAEAFPKDRLRYDPNGALSVEEGIRFAKAIESVNNDYLEDPAFGLNGLRRIREKTSIPIATNTVVVNFEQLATTVRDPAVDVVLLDTTFWGGIRACIRAAAVCETFQIGVAVHSSGELGIQLASMLHLGAVVPNLTFAADAHYHHLLDDVIEGGRMTYHNGAITAPDTPGLGVRLDEAKVRKYADLYQELGGYPYDRDPGRPGWFPLLPNSDFADPTVTQLPLTSPGRHEPR; encoded by the coding sequence ATGCGCATCGCCGATCTCCGGGCGACCACGGTCACCGTGCCGCTCGAAGCCTCCCTGCGCCACAGCAACGGCGCTCACTGGGGACGCTTTGTCCGCACCATCATCGAGATCGAAAGCGACAACGGGCTCGTCGGCATCGGAGAAATGGGCGGCGGCGGCCAGAGCGCCGAGGCTGCCGTGGTGTCACTGCGGGACTATCTCGTCGGGCACGACCCGGCCCGCACCGAGGTCCTGCGATTCATGCTCGCCAATCCGACCGCAAGCCTCTACAACAACCGCACCCAGCTGCTGGCCGCCGTGGAGTTCGCCTGTCTCGACCTGCAGGGCCAGCACCTCGGCGTCCCCGTGCACGTCCTGCTGGGCGGCAAGATCCGCGAACGGATCCCGTTCGCAAGCTACCTGTTCTTCCGCTACCCCGACGCATCCGGCAAGGGCGAGGTTCGCACAGCTGAGCAGCTCGTCGCGCACGCGCGAGCCCTCAAGGACAAACACGGTTTCACCATCCACAAGCTCAAGGGTGGCGTCTTCCCACCCGACTACGAACTCGAGTGCTACCGGGCGCTGGCTGAGGCGTTCCCGAAGGACCGCCTTCGGTACGACCCGAACGGAGCGTTGAGCGTCGAGGAGGGCATCCGCTTCGCCAAGGCCATCGAGTCCGTGAACAACGACTACCTTGAGGACCCGGCGTTCGGGCTCAACGGGCTCCGCCGGATCCGCGAGAAGACGTCGATCCCGATCGCTACCAACACCGTCGTGGTCAACTTCGAGCAACTGGCGACGACAGTGCGCGACCCCGCGGTCGACGTTGTGCTTCTCGACACGACCTTCTGGGGCGGCATTCGCGCGTGCATCCGGGCTGCCGCGGTCTGCGAGACGTTCCAGATCGGCGTGGCCGTGCACTCCTCGGGAGAGCTGGGCATCCAGCTCGCGTCGATGCTGCACCTTGGTGCGGTGGTCCCCAACCTCACCTTCGCGGCGGACGCGCACTACCACCACCTGCTCGACGACGTGATCGAGGGCGGCAGGATGACCTACCACAACGGTGCCATCACCGCGCCGGACACGCCAGGGCTCGGCGTCCGCCTCGACGAGGCCAAGGTCCGCAAGTACGCCGACCTCTACCAGGAACTCGGCGGATACCCGTACGACCGCGACCCCGGCCGCCCGGGCTGGTTCCCGCTGCTTCCCAACTCCGACTTCGCCGACCCGACAGTGACGCAGCTTCCGCTCACCTCACCCGGAAGGCATGAGCCGCGATGA
- a CDS encoding bifunctional 4-hydroxy-2-oxoglutarate aldolase/2-dehydro-3-deoxy-phosphogluconate aldolase, with product MSETTEPVVEAVGRTRILPVVRTQTADHAHRLVTTLVTAGIGVVEVTATIPGWSEVLEAATAEYPLCVVGAGTITTAVAAEQALERGARFLVSPYPAPEVRSVAARARTLFIEGGFTPSEVAAAASQGVAKLFPAHVAGPAYLRSLLAVVPGARVVPTGGIPLDDVPRWLAAGAFAVGVGNDLFSGDLPERLASLGIGGSA from the coding sequence ATGAGTGAGACCACCGAGCCGGTCGTCGAGGCAGTCGGCCGCACGAGGATCCTGCCGGTGGTCAGGACGCAAACGGCCGACCACGCGCACCGTCTCGTCACGACACTCGTGACAGCGGGCATTGGCGTGGTTGAGGTGACCGCGACGATCCCCGGCTGGTCCGAGGTGCTCGAGGCCGCCACCGCCGAGTATCCGCTTTGCGTGGTCGGTGCCGGCACAATCACCACCGCCGTGGCCGCCGAGCAGGCTCTGGAGCGCGGTGCCCGCTTCCTTGTCAGCCCCTATCCGGCGCCTGAGGTGCGCAGCGTCGCGGCCCGGGCGCGCACACTCTTCATCGAAGGCGGCTTCACTCCGAGCGAGGTCGCCGCAGCCGCAAGCCAGGGCGTCGCCAAGCTGTTCCCGGCGCACGTCGCAGGCCCGGCCTACCTGCGCAGCCTGTTGGCCGTGGTGCCCGGCGCCCGCGTCGTCCCCACCGGCGGCATCCCACTGGATGACGTCCCCCGATGGCTCGCCGCCGGAGCCTTCGCGGTCGGCGTCGGCAACGACCTCTTCTCGGGCGACCTGCCGGAACGGCTCGCGTCGCTGGGCATCGGCGGGTCGGCATGA
- a CDS encoding sugar kinase — protein MTRILAIGEAMVELTHQGPTALSLSYAGDTANTAVYLRRLLGSTGSVDYATAVGDDPYSEGLVERLAEEGLGTRLVWRRIGRRLGLYLVRTDDTGERHFVYYRAGSAATGLFGPGHDPGADAAIASYDMVYLSLITLQILTPVARARLWDVLDNVRAHGGRVVFDGNYRPTGWPNARQARIASEAALRRTDVALPTWSDEQALFGEHSPDDCIDRLRALGVAEGVVKNGPAPCVAFTATDAYHVAPTLVARVVDTTAAGDAFNAAFLAARLQGASLVEAARAGHRLAGSVIQHPGAIVPTALLPPAVPATRHIDSGPSYPRTIHG, from the coding sequence ATGACGCGCATCCTCGCGATCGGCGAAGCGATGGTGGAGCTCACCCACCAGGGCCCCACTGCCCTGTCCCTGTCGTACGCAGGAGACACCGCCAACACGGCCGTCTATCTGAGGCGGCTACTCGGGTCCACCGGCTCGGTCGACTACGCCACAGCCGTCGGCGACGACCCCTACAGCGAGGGGTTGGTCGAGCGTCTTGCCGAGGAGGGACTGGGCACCCGGCTGGTCTGGCGTCGCATCGGCCGGCGGCTCGGGCTCTACCTCGTGCGCACCGACGACACGGGTGAACGGCACTTCGTCTACTACCGCGCCGGATCCGCGGCCACGGGTCTGTTCGGCCCGGGGCACGACCCGGGCGCCGACGCGGCGATCGCGTCGTACGACATGGTCTACCTCTCCCTCATCACGTTGCAGATCCTCACGCCCGTCGCCCGGGCCCGGCTGTGGGATGTCCTGGACAACGTGCGGGCGCACGGCGGGCGAGTCGTCTTCGACGGCAACTACCGGCCCACGGGCTGGCCCAATGCGCGGCAGGCGCGCATTGCGTCCGAGGCAGCGCTGCGCCGCACGGATGTGGCACTGCCAACGTGGTCCGACGAGCAGGCGCTGTTCGGCGAGCACAGTCCCGACGACTGCATCGACAGACTCCGCGCCCTTGGAGTCGCCGAGGGCGTGGTCAAGAACGGCCCCGCGCCGTGTGTGGCCTTCACCGCGACCGACGCGTACCACGTCGCTCCCACCCTCGTGGCGCGCGTCGTCGACACGACCGCTGCCGGCGACGCCTTCAACGCCGCGTTCCTCGCTGCCCGACTGCAGGGCGCGTCGCTGGTCGAGGCAGCCCGGGCGGGGCACCGGCTCGCGGGCAGCGTCATCCAACACCCCGGCGCCATCGTGCCGACCGCGCTCCTGCCACCGGCTGTGCCTGCGACACGCCACATCGATTCTGGTCCCAGCTATCCGAGGACAATCCATGGTTAA
- a CDS encoding winged helix-turn-helix transcriptional regulator codes for MKRADLSDADCGIAQALGVIGDWWTFLVVRDIAGGTTRFDGLQRALGVSRRALTERLASLVAHGVLEKRPYCARPPRYDYLLTAKGEGLLPALIALQDWGTRHVTADGALTATSEDGSAETRRVHELLDRKLPDVGLQRHDGQRVGPAARGGVWTVLYFFPGAFAPGTQGYPPGWADIPGAKGCTLESLTYASRHADFQACGATIRGISTQRPDQLAAFATHARLPYPLLSDQDSKLAAALLLPTFRVAGVDRFKRLTLLVDPDAIIRAVQFPISDPAGSVDEMLTLVRDQ; via the coding sequence ATGAAACGCGCTGATCTATCCGATGCCGACTGCGGTATCGCACAAGCGCTCGGGGTGATCGGCGACTGGTGGACGTTCCTGGTGGTGCGCGACATCGCCGGCGGCACCACCCGCTTTGACGGCCTTCAACGCGCGCTCGGCGTCAGCCGACGAGCTCTGACCGAACGCCTGGCCAGCCTCGTCGCACACGGGGTCCTGGAAAAGCGGCCCTACTGTGCTCGTCCGCCGCGCTACGACTACCTGCTCACCGCCAAGGGTGAGGGCCTCTTGCCAGCACTCATCGCGCTACAGGACTGGGGCACTAGACATGTGACGGCCGATGGGGCACTGACCGCGACCAGCGAGGACGGCTCCGCCGAGACCCGCCGGGTGCATGAGCTCCTCGACCGGAAACTGCCGGATGTCGGTTTGCAACGGCATGACGGCCAGCGGGTTGGGCCCGCCGCACGGGGCGGCGTCTGGACCGTGCTCTACTTCTTCCCCGGCGCGTTCGCACCCGGCACCCAGGGCTACCCGCCCGGTTGGGCCGACATCCCGGGCGCCAAGGGTTGCACTTTGGAGTCGCTGACCTACGCCTCACGGCATGCCGACTTCCAGGCCTGCGGTGCCACGATCCGCGGCATCAGCACCCAGCGACCCGATCAGCTGGCCGCCTTCGCCACGCACGCGAGGCTGCCCTATCCGCTTCTATCCGACCAAGACAGCAAGCTCGCGGCCGCGCTGCTGCTGCCGACCTTCCGGGTGGCCGGCGTTGACCGCTTCAAGCGCCTCACCCTGCTGGTCGACCCCGACGCTATCATCCGCGCGGTGCAGTTTCCGATCAGCGATCCGGCCGGCTCAGTGGACGAAATGCTCACCCTCGTCCGCGATCAATAG
- a CDS encoding carbohydrate ABC transporter permease, producing the protein MSRVIRPGFLTLLGLIWLAPVYLLVANASKPAELYDPARVWAPLSDFALVDNMRDAWQKAQLGDSIPSSLLYSTTAPLTAVVLGAAIGFAIVALRLRHGFLWFVFTFGSTIFPLQMILMPLFIGYANTGLYDTRTGMYLVYTAISVPFAAFLMRNFFTGVSYSVFEAAVIDGASTWRIFWRIYLPLAKSALSAIFILQATFIWNDLLLGLTLSQSDDVRPIMPALTSLQSTYGGSALPTVLAGGLLVSLPTVALFLATQRLFARGLALGQS; encoded by the coding sequence ATGTCTCGTGTTATCCGACCCGGGTTTCTGACCCTTCTCGGCCTCATCTGGCTCGCCCCCGTCTACCTGCTGGTCGCCAACGCGTCGAAGCCGGCCGAACTGTACGACCCAGCGAGGGTCTGGGCACCGCTTTCCGACTTCGCGCTGGTCGACAACATGCGTGATGCGTGGCAGAAGGCCCAGCTCGGTGACAGCATCCCGAGCAGCCTTCTCTACAGCACGACCGCGCCGCTGACCGCCGTCGTCCTCGGTGCCGCCATCGGGTTCGCGATCGTGGCGCTGCGACTCAGGCACGGCTTCCTGTGGTTCGTCTTCACCTTTGGCAGCACGATCTTCCCGCTGCAGATGATCCTCATGCCACTGTTCATCGGATATGCCAACACCGGCCTGTACGACACCCGAACCGGCATGTACCTCGTCTACACCGCCATCAGCGTGCCGTTCGCCGCGTTCTTGATGCGTAACTTCTTCACAGGTGTCTCGTACTCGGTGTTCGAGGCCGCAGTCATCGACGGCGCATCGACCTGGCGCATCTTCTGGCGTATCTACCTGCCACTCGCCAAAAGTGCACTGTCCGCGATCTTCATCCTGCAGGCAACATTCATCTGGAACGACCTCCTGCTCGGACTCACGCTCAGCCAGTCGGACGACGTCCGGCCCATCATGCCGGCCCTGACGAGCCTGCAGAGCACCTACGGCGGATCAGCACTGCCGACCGTCCTCGCAGGTGGCCTGTTGGTCTCGCTGCCGACCGTGGCACTTTTCCTCGCCACCCAGCGGCTCTTCGCGCGAGGCCTGGCCCTCGGCCAGTCCTAG
- a CDS encoding FadR/GntR family transcriptional regulator — MTTSTSPFQPPARRRLADDLTAGLVALIHERGLQPGDQFDSVRELAARFQVAVPTLREALRRLEATSVIELRHGSGVYVGPNVRRLVLSNPVMMKPSADQLVALLSARLLFEPSIAAAAAEVREAREVQRMADALAEADRCIAEDDARLWSVNLDFHRALAAAAGNPVIAEVVDSLLFAHAQEQREILRIHGDARQDLAEHRAITDAVVRGDPKAAAKLTDQHLQSVLSLVKQRMGTSDT, encoded by the coding sequence ATGACTACGTCGACGAGCCCCTTCCAGCCCCCCGCCCGGCGTCGGCTCGCCGACGATCTGACGGCCGGCCTCGTCGCGCTCATCCACGAACGTGGGCTGCAGCCCGGGGACCAGTTCGACTCTGTCCGGGAGCTCGCGGCCCGCTTCCAAGTCGCCGTGCCCACGTTGCGGGAAGCCCTGCGACGGCTGGAGGCCACCAGCGTGATCGAGCTTCGGCACGGCTCCGGCGTGTACGTGGGGCCCAACGTGCGAAGGCTCGTGCTCTCCAACCCGGTCATGATGAAGCCGTCGGCCGACCAACTGGTTGCGCTGCTGAGCGCACGGCTGCTCTTCGAGCCATCCATCGCAGCCGCGGCCGCCGAGGTTCGCGAAGCCCGCGAGGTGCAGCGTATGGCCGACGCGCTCGCCGAGGCCGACCGCTGTATCGCGGAGGACGACGCGCGGCTCTGGTCGGTCAACCTCGACTTTCACCGGGCACTCGCGGCCGCCGCCGGCAACCCGGTCATCGCAGAGGTCGTCGATTCGTTGCTCTTCGCCCACGCCCAGGAGCAACGTGAGATCCTCCGGATCCACGGAGACGCAAGGCAGGACCTCGCAGAACACCGAGCGATTACCGACGCGGTCGTGCGTGGCGACCCGAAGGCCGCGGCAAAGCTGACCGACCAGCACCTGCAAAGCGTTCTCTCCCTTGTCAAGCAGCGGATGGGGACATCCGACACCTGA
- a CDS encoding carbohydrate ABC transporter permease: MSGSPGTATTVRPTGSDSDLGERSAAQQRTRTPYEWPARAFSLPAVLLVALLLYLPFVWTTYISFTDYNGLGSPVWVGLSNYRDMVSDSVFLTAVGNTLLWVVGSISLPVALGLLIAVLTYGRRFGTLIRLPFLIPYAVSGVAVGVIWGFVLQTQGALGQVLEFLNLPGASTRWLLEGPLNTFVMIGAASWQIVGVNALLFVIGLQSIPREPVEAARLDGATGWTMFRCIVWPQMRALTTVVIGLSIVASLKTFDIVWIMTQGGPGRVSETLALTMYRETFVLSDYGQGAAIAVFLSVVTFAASIIYLRRQLSDRATS; the protein is encoded by the coding sequence ATGTCCGGATCGCCCGGAACGGCGACCACAGTTCGGCCGACGGGGTCGGATAGCGACCTCGGTGAGCGCAGTGCGGCACAACAGCGCACCAGAACCCCGTACGAATGGCCGGCGCGGGCGTTCAGCCTGCCCGCGGTGCTTCTCGTGGCGCTGCTGCTGTACCTGCCGTTCGTGTGGACCACGTACATCAGCTTCACCGACTACAACGGCTTAGGCAGCCCGGTGTGGGTGGGTCTGAGCAACTACCGGGACATGGTCTCCGACTCCGTGTTCCTCACGGCGGTCGGCAACACGCTGCTCTGGGTCGTAGGCAGCATCTCCCTTCCCGTGGCGTTGGGTCTGCTCATAGCGGTGCTGACCTACGGACGTCGCTTTGGCACCCTGATTCGGCTGCCGTTTCTCATCCCGTACGCCGTGTCGGGCGTCGCCGTCGGCGTCATCTGGGGATTCGTGCTGCAGACCCAAGGCGCCCTGGGTCAGGTGCTGGAGTTCCTCAACCTTCCCGGTGCCAGCACCAGGTGGCTCCTTGAGGGCCCACTGAACACGTTCGTCATGATCGGCGCGGCGTCCTGGCAGATCGTCGGTGTCAACGCCCTGCTGTTCGTGATCGGGTTGCAGTCCATTCCCAGGGAACCCGTCGAGGCCGCTCGGCTCGACGGTGCTACCGGCTGGACAATGTTCCGGTGCATCGTCTGGCCGCAGATGCGTGCGCTCACCACCGTCGTGATCGGGCTGTCGATCGTTGCGAGCCTCAAAACGTTCGACATCGTGTGGATCATGACTCAGGGTGGCCCGGGCCGTGTGTCGGAGACCCTCGCCCTGACGATGTACCGCGAGACGTTCGTCCTCAGTGACTACGGCCAGGGTGCCGCCATCGCGGTTTTCCTCAGCGTTGTCACCTTCGCCGCCTCGATCATCTACCTGCGACGGCAGCTTTCCGACCGAGCGACGAGTTGA
- a CDS encoding SDR family NAD(P)-dependent oxidoreductase codes for MTTQPTGSSRVIVVTGGAAGIGRAVVERLAATGDTVVAVDRDEDALGELDNSSGTFSGRVVPHVADVADDSSLAALGVRLRSDFARLNGLVCAAGIQRYGTVVETTADLFDEIMGVNLRGTFLTCHHLLPLMQGGGGQVVIVASVQAYAAQHGVAAYAATKGALLSLAKAMAVDHATEGIRVNAVCPGSVDTPMLRWAAALFSGDRPTDDVLADWGRAHPLGRVAQPAEVADVAAFLLSDQASFVTGTDIRVDGGLTAGLPVALPK; via the coding sequence GTGACCACGCAGCCAACGGGCTCCTCCCGGGTCATCGTCGTCACGGGTGGGGCCGCCGGAATCGGCCGGGCAGTCGTGGAGCGCCTGGCAGCAACTGGTGACACGGTCGTCGCCGTTGATCGCGACGAGGACGCCCTGGGCGAGCTCGACAACTCCTCCGGCACGTTCTCAGGGCGGGTGGTCCCGCACGTCGCGGATGTCGCCGACGACTCATCCCTCGCCGCGCTGGGCGTCCGCCTGCGCTCCGACTTCGCACGCCTCAACGGGCTCGTCTGTGCCGCAGGGATCCAGCGCTACGGAACCGTCGTGGAGACGACCGCCGATCTGTTCGACGAGATCATGGGCGTCAACCTGCGGGGCACATTCCTCACCTGCCACCACCTACTGCCACTGATGCAGGGCGGCGGGGGGCAGGTGGTCATCGTGGCGTCCGTACAGGCATACGCCGCCCAGCACGGCGTCGCCGCCTACGCGGCGACCAAGGGCGCACTGCTGTCCCTCGCCAAGGCCATGGCCGTGGACCACGCGACGGAGGGCATCCGGGTCAACGCGGTATGCCCTGGTTCGGTGGACACGCCAATGCTGCGGTGGGCCGCCGCCCTGTTCAGCGGGGACCGGCCAACCGACGACGTGCTCGCCGACTGGGGGCGCGCCCACCCTCTCGGACGGGTGGCGCAGCCAGCGGAGGTCGCCGACGTCGCCGCCTTCCTGCTCAGCGACCAGGCGAGCTTCGTCACGGGCACGGACATTCGCGTCGACGGCGGGCTGACCGCAGGGCTCCCCGTCGCTTTGCCGAAGTAG
- a CDS encoding IS701 family transposase: MTRVAGRFGRAEPRATAGQFVEGLLSETERKTCWSLAERAGHGDPQAMQRLLRTAMWDPDAVRDDLREWLIEQLGHPDAVLVTDETGFLKKGVCSVGVQRQYTGTAGRVENSQVAVFLAYVTPAGRAMIDRRLYLPETTWCEQPDRLAAAGVPDDVEFATKPALARQMIAAALEAGIPFAWVTGDEVYGADPALRDNLEHRGIGYVLAVGCDRRVAVNDGRTLIRVDDLAERIPTAEWQLHSCGPGAKGPREYLWAWITTATRPDEHRWLLIRRNRTTGELAFYLCWSPRPVPLHTLVTVAGSRWSIEELFQTGKGQVGLDHYQVRSWTGWHRFVTLAMLALAVLTILAAQQPDTDPETIALTVAEIRRLLNAFVLAASLPPEHTLHWSIWRRTSQARARRSHYQHRQEK; encoded by the coding sequence ATGACGCGTGTCGCGGGCCGGTTCGGGCGGGCAGAGCCGCGGGCGACGGCCGGGCAGTTCGTGGAAGGGCTGCTGTCGGAGACCGAACGAAAGACCTGCTGGTCACTTGCGGAGCGGGCGGGTCACGGTGATCCACAGGCGATGCAGCGGCTGCTGCGCACGGCGATGTGGGACCCCGACGCCGTCCGCGATGACCTGCGTGAGTGGCTGATCGAGCAGCTCGGCCATCCCGACGCGGTGCTGGTGACCGACGAGACCGGGTTCTTGAAGAAGGGTGTGTGCTCGGTCGGGGTGCAGCGGCAGTACACCGGCACCGCCGGCCGTGTCGAGAACAGTCAGGTCGCAGTGTTCCTGGCCTACGTGACCCCTGCCGGGCGGGCGATGATCGACCGCAGGCTCTACCTACCCGAGACGACCTGGTGCGAGCAGCCCGACCGCCTCGCCGCCGCCGGGGTCCCGGACGACGTCGAGTTCGCCACGAAGCCCGCTCTGGCCCGGCAGATGATCGCCGCCGCCCTGGAGGCCGGAATCCCGTTCGCATGGGTGACCGGGGACGAGGTCTACGGCGCCGACCCCGCCCTACGCGACAACCTGGAACACCGCGGGATCGGCTACGTCCTCGCGGTCGGCTGCGACCGACGCGTGGCGGTCAACGACGGCCGCACCCTGATCCGCGTTGACGACCTCGCCGAGCGGATCCCCACCGCCGAGTGGCAACTGCACAGCTGCGGACCCGGAGCGAAAGGTCCACGCGAGTACCTGTGGGCGTGGATCACCACCGCCACCCGGCCGGATGAACACCGGTGGCTGCTGATCCGCCGCAACCGCACCACCGGCGAGTTGGCCTTCTACCTGTGCTGGTCACCCCGCCCAGTGCCGCTACACACCCTCGTGACCGTCGCCGGTTCCCGCTGGAGCATCGAGGAGCTGTTCCAGACCGGCAAAGGCCAAGTGGGCCTCGACCACTACCAAGTCCGCAGCTGGACCGGCTGGCACCGGTTCGTCACCCTGGCCATGCTCGCCCTGGCCGTCCTGACCATCCTCGCCGCTCAGCAGCCCGACACCGACCCGGAGACCATCGCGTTGACCGTCGCCGAGATCCGCCGACTCCTCAACGCCTTCGTCCTCGCCGCATCGCTCCCGCCAGAACACACCCTGCACTGGTCAATCTGGCGACGAACATCCCAAGCCCGAGCCCGCCGATCCCACTACCAGCACAGACAGGAGAAGTGA
- a CDS encoding acetylxylan esterase, which translates to MTQFDMPLDQLRAFRYDETEPADFDVFWAKTLGEVRHHELDVVQCPVDTRLRTVTVDDVAFNGFGGDRVRAWLVRPAGLAGPLPAVVEFIGYGGGRGLPHEKLLWASAGFAHLVVDTRGQGGLWSVADTPDPYGTGSSAPGFLTRGISSPEDYYYRRVFSDGVRAVEAVRTLPVVDASRVIVTGSSQGGAIALAVSGLVPDIAGVAARSPFLCAIRRAVAVTDSDPYAELRRFLGIHRHEITHAFGVLGYFDGVFMARRARRPGWFSAGLMDDVCPPSSVFAAANEFAGPVHVEVWPYNGHEGGGVDDDRLLLDWGANLVAGPDE; encoded by the coding sequence ATGACGCAGTTCGACATGCCGCTCGACCAACTCCGCGCCTTTCGGTACGACGAGACGGAGCCAGCGGACTTTGACGTGTTCTGGGCCAAGACGCTCGGTGAGGTCCGCCACCACGAACTCGACGTCGTGCAGTGTCCCGTCGACACCCGGCTGCGCACGGTGACGGTCGACGACGTGGCGTTCAACGGGTTCGGCGGCGACCGGGTACGGGCGTGGCTGGTCCGCCCGGCCGGTCTCGCCGGACCGTTGCCGGCCGTGGTGGAGTTCATCGGGTACGGCGGCGGTCGCGGCCTGCCTCACGAGAAGCTGCTCTGGGCATCAGCGGGATTCGCGCACCTCGTTGTGGACACGCGCGGCCAGGGCGGCCTGTGGAGCGTAGCCGACACACCCGACCCGTACGGTACCGGCTCGAGCGCTCCCGGGTTCCTCACGCGCGGGATCAGCTCGCCTGAGGACTACTACTACCGGCGCGTGTTCAGTGACGGAGTGCGTGCCGTCGAAGCCGTCAGGACACTACCCGTCGTTGATGCAAGCCGTGTCATCGTCACCGGTTCGAGCCAAGGCGGCGCCATCGCACTGGCTGTCTCCGGGCTGGTGCCCGACATCGCCGGTGTCGCCGCGCGCTCACCCTTCCTCTGCGCGATCCGACGTGCGGTCGCCGTGACCGACAGCGATCCGTACGCCGAGCTCCGCCGGTTCCTTGGCATCCATCGCCATGAGATCACGCATGCCTTCGGCGTGCTGGGATACTTCGACGGAGTCTTCATGGCGCGACGGGCCAGACGCCCCGGGTGGTTCTCGGCCGGGCTGATGGACGACGTGTGCCCGCCGTCGAGCGTGTTCGCTGCGGCCAACGAGTTCGCAGGTCCCGTACACGTCGAGGTGTGGCCCTACAACGGGCACGAAGGCGGCGGGGTCGACGACGACCGGCTACTTCTCGACTGGGGCGCCAACCTCGTGGCAGGTCCCGATGAGTGA